The DNA segment GGCCAGTTCATCGACGTGGCCCTGTACGAAGCCGTGTTCGGCGTGATGGAAAGCCTGATTCCGGAATATTCCGCTTTCGGCTATGTGCGCGAGCGCACCGGCTCCAGCCTGCCCGGCATTGCCCCCTCGAATACCTACCTGTGTCGCGATGGTCGTTACGTCATCATTGCCGGCAATGGCGATGGCATTTTCAAGCGCCTCATGCAGGCCATGGGCCGCGCCGACCTGGCGGAAGATCCTGCCCTGGCGCGCAACGACGGCCGCGTGCAGCAGGTCGACATGCTCGACCAGGCTATTTCCGACTGGACTGGCCGGCACGATCTGGAAGAGGTTTTGCAAGTGCTGGAAGCCGCGGATGTGCCGAGCGGGCGCGTGTTTGATGCCGCCGATATCCACAAGGATCCGCATTACCGCGCGCGCGACATGATCCAGCCCTTCACTCTGCCGGACGGCAAGGAAGTCGAGTTGCCGGGCGTGGTGCCCAAGCTGTCGGCGACACCGGGCAAGACCAACTGGGTGGGGCCGGAACTGGGCCAGCATACCGACGAGGTCCTGAAGTCGCTCGGCAAGAGCGCCGAGGAAATTGCCGCGCTGCGCGCCCAGGGCGTCATCTGATCTGGTGACGGCATCCATCGCACAAAACGCACAATAGGAAACACCATGTTGTCTGCACATCTGCCCAAGCGGGTCCAAATCAACGACGTCGCCGTGCGCGACGGCTTCCAGAGCGAGCCGGCCTTCGTGCCGACCGAGGAAAAGATCAGGCTGATCGACCGCCTGTCGCTAACCGGCCTGGCCAAGATCGAGGTGACATCCTTCGTCTCGCCCAAGGCTATTCCCAATCTGCGCGACGCCGCCGAAGTCATGCAGGGCATCACACGCGTTGCCGGCGTCACCTACGTTGCGCTGGTGCCCAATGAACGCGGCTGCGAGCGCGCGCTGGAAGCGAAGGTCGATGAAATCAACCTGGTGATGTCGATCGGCGAAACCCATAACCTGGCCAACATGCGCATGACCTGCGAACAGTCGCTGGAACAGTTCCGCGGCGTCATGCGCCTGCTGCAGGGCAGCGCCATGCGCGTCAATGGCACCGTGGCGACTGCCTTCGGCTGCCCCTTCGACGGCGAGCAGCCGGTGTACCGCGCACTGTGGGCGGCGGAGCAGTATCTCGGCATGGGCATGCACA comes from the Janthinobacterium sp. 17J80-10 genome and includes:
- a CDS encoding hydroxymethylglutaryl-CoA lyase, giving the protein MLSAHLPKRVQINDVAVRDGFQSEPAFVPTEEKIRLIDRLSLTGLAKIEVTSFVSPKAIPNLRDAAEVMQGITRVAGVTYVALVPNERGCERALEAKVDEINLVMSIGETHNLANMRMTCEQSLEQFRGVMRLLQGSAMRVNGTVATAFGCPFDGEQPVYRALWAAEQYLGMGMHSITLADTTGMAHPRQVEQTTRAFRDAFPEVPLTLHFHNTRGMGLANALAGAVAGATSFDASLGGIGGCPFAPGATGNICTEDLVHMFESCGVATGVDLDALLAIARDLPAIVGHDVPGQVMRSGKRTELSARPQA
- a CDS encoding CaiB/BaiF CoA-transferase family protein, which translates into the protein MTEQTNPSNNTPAPLQGVKVVEIGTLIAGPYAASLLAQFGAEVIKIESPTDGDPLRKWRKLHNGTSLWWYSQSRNKKSVTLNLKSAEGQQIVRDLVKDADIVIENFRPGTLEGWGLGWEQLSKINPSLIMVRVSGYGQTGPYHKRPGFAAIAESMGGLRGLVGYPDRPPVRVGVSIGDTLASLYGVIGAMMAMHHLKVNGGTGQFIDVALYEAVFGVMESLIPEYSAFGYVRERTGSSLPGIAPSNTYLCRDGRYVIIAGNGDGIFKRLMQAMGRADLAEDPALARNDGRVQQVDMLDQAISDWTGRHDLEEVLQVLEAADVPSGRVFDAADIHKDPHYRARDMIQPFTLPDGKEVELPGVVPKLSATPGKTNWVGPELGQHTDEVLKSLGKSAEEIAALRAQGVI